From Enterococcus mundtii, the proteins below share one genomic window:
- a CDS encoding lipopolysaccharide biosynthesis protein, with protein MNRYKKLLTSSGILMIGNLGTKFGSLFLLPLYTKYLSTSEYGVADLSITFINLFLPIITMSIFEMFMKDVIQQPERKIHFLKNAWILLLCTNVSAWIIGQGLYALGYIHLDYSIFLLMMLLMTLQSYNNLFSNYLRAINKNTIYATMNLIQTILLIIFAIMMLQYLELGLPGYFYANVGAYAVVLIVVMPLVLFRKKDVEKQTALFAVDYDYLKQLVKKSFPLIPNALMWWGINSADKIFIVLILGTSASGLFAAANKLPMFITMLSTVFFQAWQVSAIEEVQSKKKEDFYTTVFRAFLFLMSLGVLMMYLFMEPIGKILFADAFTQAIEYIPFLILAAYFSNLASLLGANCIAEGETKFVFHSSILCAIVNLVLSPLFIKSMGLHGAGISASISFLFLAYLRFNKVRNVSGLRMTHQAFFVQLFIIILATILYSLTQSVGLIILSLIACFVFQWNYILQIKSVLKNNFSKLEN; from the coding sequence ATGAATCGATATAAGAAATTACTAACAAGTTCTGGCATATTGATGATTGGAAATCTAGGAACTAAATTTGGCTCGCTTTTTCTACTTCCATTGTATACAAAGTACCTTTCTACTTCTGAATATGGCGTGGCAGATCTATCAATTACGTTCATTAATTTATTTTTACCCATTATTACAATGAGTATTTTTGAAATGTTCATGAAAGATGTGATCCAGCAACCAGAACGGAAGATTCACTTCTTAAAAAATGCTTGGATATTACTTTTATGTACAAATGTTAGTGCGTGGATCATTGGTCAAGGTTTGTATGCACTGGGCTATATCCATCTAGACTATTCGATTTTCCTGTTGATGATGCTTTTGATGACACTCCAATCTTATAATAACTTATTTTCTAATTACCTTCGGGCAATCAATAAAAATACGATTTATGCGACGATGAACTTGATTCAAACAATTTTATTGATTATTTTTGCGATAATGATGCTCCAATACTTGGAACTGGGTTTGCCTGGTTATTTTTATGCAAATGTCGGTGCTTATGCGGTAGTGCTTATCGTTGTCATGCCGTTAGTACTTTTTCGAAAAAAAGATGTTGAAAAACAAACAGCGCTATTTGCAGTCGATTATGACTATCTCAAACAATTGGTAAAAAAAAGTTTTCCATTGATTCCTAATGCATTGATGTGGTGGGGAATCAATTCGGCAGACAAAATTTTTATTGTACTGATTCTAGGAACAAGTGCAAGTGGTCTATTTGCGGCTGCCAATAAGTTACCCATGTTTATTACCATGTTAAGTACTGTATTTTTTCAAGCTTGGCAAGTTTCGGCAATTGAAGAAGTGCAATCCAAGAAAAAAGAAGACTTTTACACAACCGTTTTTCGTGCATTCCTTTTTTTAATGAGTCTAGGTGTGCTCATGATGTATCTTTTTATGGAACCAATCGGGAAAATCTTATTCGCTGATGCGTTTACTCAGGCAATCGAATATATTCCCTTTTTGATTTTAGCTGCGTATTTCTCTAATCTCGCCAGTTTATTAGGCGCAAATTGTATTGCGGAAGGTGAAACAAAATTTGTTTTTCATTCGTCGATTCTGTGCGCTATTGTCAATCTTGTACTTAGTCCACTCTTTATTAAAAGCATGGGATTGCATGGTGCAGGGATATCCGCATCAATCAGTTTTTTATTTTTGGCTTACTTGAGATTTAACAAAGTGAGGAATGTTTCTGGATTGCGAATGACACATCAAGCTTTTTTTGTTCAGTTATTCATCATTATTTTGGCGACTATTTTGTATTCACTCACTCAGTCAGTAGGATTGATCATATTAAGTCTAATCGCTTGTTTCGTGTTTCAGTGGAATTATATTCTGCAAATCAAGTCTGTTCTAAAAAATAATTTTAGTAAATTAGAGAATTAA
- a CDS encoding sugar transferase, which yields MNILDSIINRVLAALALLILSPLLIIVSILLKIENPELSPFFSQTRIGKNQKKFTLYKLRSMREVTQQELFALERLNEAGEQMFKIKEDPRITPIGRIIRKTSIDELPQLINVIKGEMALVGPRPPLPNEVAKYTDHDLQRLTVLPGCTGLWQVSGRSDVSFEEMVDLDLQYIENKNLWFDLKILCLTVPAVLKMKGAY from the coding sequence ATGAATATTCTTGACTCAATCATCAATCGTGTTCTTGCTGCTCTTGCGCTTTTGATTTTATCCCCTTTACTTATTATAGTAAGTATTCTTTTGAAGATAGAGAATCCAGAACTCTCTCCTTTCTTTTCACAAACAAGAATTGGAAAAAATCAAAAAAAGTTTACTCTTTATAAGTTACGAAGTATGAGGGAGGTTACGCAACAAGAACTTTTCGCACTTGAGCGATTAAATGAAGCTGGAGAGCAGATGTTCAAAATTAAAGAAGACCCACGTATCACGCCGATTGGTCGGATTATACGTAAAACAAGTATTGATGAATTGCCACAATTGATCAATGTAATAAAAGGCGAGATGGCCTTAGTCGGACCACGTCCTCCTCTACCTAATGAGGTAGCTAAATACACAGATCATGACTTGCAACGTTTGACTGTCTTGCCAGGTTGTACTGGTTTATGGCAAGTGAGTGGTAGAAGTGATGTTTCGTTTGAAGAAATGGTGGATTTGGATTTGCAATATATTGAGAATAAGAATCTATGGTTTGATTTGAAGATATTGTGTTTGACAGTCCCAGCAGTCTTAAAGATGAAAGGAGCTTATTGA
- a CDS encoding WecB/TagA/CpsF family glycosyltransferase encodes MTRVKLLSAEVDTYTFDETIEQMVRIIEQRKITQHVVVNANKINLLYKEPKLKKIVNSCELINADGQSVVWADRLFNRAIPERVTGIDLFEKMIEVAAKKNYRVYYLGGKSDVVKEVVRRHQKAYPALKVAGYMDGYFDRNKSVKVAEEIAATHPDILFLAIPTPEKEYWLDQYKEILNIPLLIGVGGSFDVIAGKVKRAPRWMQKIGMEWFYRFSQEPRRMFHRYFFGNLTFLGHVIDEKRKSLVRR; translated from the coding sequence TTGACCAGAGTAAAATTATTAAGTGCAGAAGTAGATACGTATACATTTGACGAAACAATCGAGCAAATGGTCCGCATCATTGAACAACGAAAAATCACGCAACACGTGGTAGTGAATGCCAATAAAATCAATTTGTTATACAAAGAACCAAAACTAAAAAAAATCGTGAATTCTTGTGAATTGATCAATGCGGATGGACAGTCCGTTGTCTGGGCAGATCGATTGTTCAATCGAGCGATTCCAGAGCGTGTAACAGGAATCGACTTATTTGAAAAAATGATTGAAGTTGCTGCAAAAAAGAATTATCGTGTGTATTATTTAGGCGGTAAGTCAGATGTTGTAAAAGAAGTGGTCAGGAGGCATCAGAAAGCATATCCTGCACTAAAAGTAGCAGGATATATGGATGGGTACTTCGATCGAAACAAATCAGTGAAAGTAGCTGAAGAAATTGCAGCTACTCATCCTGATATTTTATTTTTAGCGATTCCTACCCCTGAAAAAGAGTACTGGTTGGATCAATACAAAGAAATTTTAAATATCCCCCTTTTGATTGGCGTAGGTGGGAGTTTTGATGTAATTGCTGGAAAAGTGAAGCGGGCACCTAGATGGATGCAAAAAATCGGAATGGAATGGTTCTATCGGTTTTCGCAGGAACCAAGAAGAATGTTCCACCGGTATTTTTTTGGCAATTTGACTTTTTTAGGACATGTCATTGATGAAAAGAGGAAATCTCTTGTTAGAAGATAG
- a CDS encoding O-antigen ligase family protein, whose protein sequence is MKRGNLLLEDSKQKYTQWLIYFVGVFPFVDFMNGVFLSEGISIPIGIFYRIVLFIVLLFLFINHLELVTSVFGLLMILSMFVYFLLLAIQTIYFDNSFSTLFSDASAVTKYLLWFLIALLFSKIAEPKMTQLFIAIDSLFVVGLIVPYFLGLGNFTYANSNAGYKSFFYATNDLTYVLVILCTLLLFVLITCFTKKQWRPLFYLSLLYLANCYCLLLVGTKTGIIYSIASLIVTILYLLFFKSDIPFQVKFLLSQLILIGIGFSLFWGKELFIGMIQGTIDRMTYFYDLYDGNWIKILSSSRSIYFEDAMTNFMEYPNNHWIFLFGFGVENRWEFFGRAGGYIEIDFLDTFFSYGAIGLLVFLLPLVYLIYRIFKKRLFNKYAFLLLVTFGFAATSGHVFYSAMSATILGLIVSRLLREESENEYLNDRA, encoded by the coding sequence ATGAAAAGAGGAAATCTCTTGTTAGAAGATAGCAAACAAAAATATACTCAATGGTTGATTTATTTTGTAGGCGTCTTTCCGTTTGTCGATTTTATGAACGGTGTATTTTTAAGTGAAGGGATTTCGATCCCTATTGGAATCTTCTATCGCATTGTTTTGTTTATCGTACTACTTTTCTTATTTATCAATCATCTAGAATTAGTTACTAGCGTTTTTGGATTATTGATGATTTTAAGTATGTTTGTATATTTTTTACTGTTAGCCATTCAAACGATCTATTTTGATAATTCATTTAGTACATTGTTTAGTGATGCTAGCGCAGTAACTAAATATTTATTATGGTTTCTGATTGCTTTATTGTTTTCTAAAATAGCTGAACCTAAGATGACTCAGTTGTTTATTGCAATCGACAGTTTATTTGTAGTGGGTTTGATCGTTCCTTATTTTTTAGGGTTAGGTAATTTTACTTATGCCAACTCTAATGCAGGTTATAAAAGTTTTTTTTATGCAACCAATGATTTAACCTACGTTTTAGTTATTTTGTGTACTCTGTTGCTCTTTGTGCTAATTACTTGTTTTACCAAAAAGCAATGGCGTCCTTTATTTTATCTGTCGTTACTCTATTTGGCAAATTGTTACTGTCTCCTACTGGTTGGAACGAAAACGGGGATTATTTATAGCATTGCTAGTTTGATTGTTACGATTTTATATTTACTCTTCTTTAAATCCGATATCCCTTTCCAAGTAAAGTTTTTACTTTCACAATTGATATTAATTGGTATCGGGTTTAGTTTGTTTTGGGGAAAAGAACTATTTATCGGAATGATCCAAGGAACGATTGATCGAATGACTTATTTTTATGATTTATACGATGGAAATTGGATCAAGATCCTTAGTAGTTCCAGAAGTATTTATTTTGAAGATGCAATGACTAATTTTATGGAATATCCAAATAATCACTGGATTTTTCTCTTTGGATTTGGCGTTGAGAATCGCTGGGAATTTTTTGGACGAGCTGGGGGATATATCGAAATCGACTTTTTAGATACTTTTTTCTCTTACGGGGCCATAGGATTGCTTGTCTTTCTTTTACCACTGGTCTATTTGATTTATCGTATCTTCAAGAAGCGATTATTTAACAAGTATGCTTTTTTGTTACTCGTGACATTTGGGTTTGCAGCGACTTCGGGACATGTATTTTATTCTGCAATGTCTGCGACTATTTTAGGTTTGATCGTATCGAGATTATTACGAGAGGAAAGTGAAAATGAATATCTTAATGATAGGGCCTAG
- a CDS encoding glycosyltransferase family 4 protein — translation MNILMIGPSIDAKGGMSTVIKNMYEYEGEDQIKVVSNWHEKHRISLFLKNIFTIRKIIKEEEIDIVHFHVAQKGSFYRKSLLLFLLPKKVKSVFHIHASQFDLFYQEASRRRKRIIRKCLGRADLIVAVSESWQKFYQKITDTPVEFVNNAVKMPQENQYQTTAKRILTLGRIGERKGSYDLLKVAKIVGEFYPEVVFELYGDGEVEHFRQLTRQLPNIKINGWVDQEEKDELFQRTLLHFLPSYNEGLPMAILETMSYGIPNITTNVGGIPQLIENNEDGLLTEPGDVEEMSHKILQYLEKDATEKARFSEKAFKKVKMDFSLDSYMEKWHRIYVRLMSQ, via the coding sequence ATGAATATCTTAATGATAGGGCCTAGTATTGATGCGAAGGGCGGGATGTCAACAGTCATCAAGAATATGTATGAATATGAGGGAGAAGACCAAATCAAAGTGGTGAGTAATTGGCATGAGAAACATCGTATTTCGCTATTTTTAAAAAATATCTTCACAATTAGAAAAATAATAAAAGAAGAAGAGATAGATATCGTACATTTCCACGTAGCACAAAAAGGAAGTTTTTATCGCAAGAGTTTATTACTATTTTTATTGCCTAAAAAGGTAAAATCAGTATTCCACATCCATGCGTCACAATTTGACTTATTTTATCAAGAAGCATCAAGACGAAGAAAAAGAATCATCAGAAAGTGCTTAGGTCGAGCGGATCTGATTGTTGCAGTTTCTGAAAGTTGGCAGAAGTTTTATCAGAAAATAACTGATACACCAGTTGAATTCGTGAATAATGCAGTGAAAATGCCACAAGAAAATCAGTATCAGACGACAGCAAAGCGGATATTGACGCTAGGTAGAATCGGTGAGCGAAAAGGTTCCTATGATTTACTTAAAGTAGCAAAGATCGTGGGTGAATTTTATCCAGAAGTCGTTTTTGAGTTATATGGAGATGGGGAAGTGGAACACTTTCGGCAGTTGACCCGTCAGTTACCAAATATAAAAATCAATGGCTGGGTTGATCAGGAAGAAAAGGATGAATTGTTTCAACGAACCTTGTTGCACTTCTTGCCTTCCTATAATGAAGGGCTACCGATGGCTATTTTAGAAACGATGAGCTATGGCATTCCCAACATTACGACAAACGTTGGAGGAATCCCACAGCTCATTGAGAATAATGAGGATGGTTTATTGACGGAACCCGGTGATGTAGAAGAAATGAGTCATAAAATCCTACAGTATCTTGAAAAAGATGCGACTGAAAAAGCAAGATTCTCAGAAAAAGCTTTTAAAAAAGTAAAGATGGATTTTAGTTTAGATAGCTATATGGAGAAGTGGCATCGTATTTACGTTCGTTTGATGTCACAATGA
- a CDS encoding helix-turn-helix domain-containing protein → MDIKHVYGKNIKKKITLVNILYNNHDWITTSELAEQTKLERKTTLKYIAELERDFELFNHPELTMEFSKGRGTFLQAGDPSIIQKFILWLIKDNIAIKIIHTLFFENRLNITKWSYENYVSISTIRRTINELKKLFKTLNINITSKKSTYYISGKEQNIRYMFYEFFWNTYKGLYWPFKNISKNKLHDLLNDISNEYGTSFSIQAKEQLCFFMAINITRYFQNHYISLEEFDSNYQRINSELMENSQIHELIKKHFLISDSEIQFWLFYFQSKGTFYRRFVNKTDIFGVHQNYHTESHYYYTIFKNNFIEYFNLNLESLPESEKIRFKTSAFAIHYKISIFPKIDKNPIEGDGVFEALYPQLLNRIDHFMELMYQETLNPIFLNNSFLRKKYALLYEIFHPLYYLEQKIQIYFEADYPSMIRWSLKKHIESMFSLYFNLSIYSIEELEPNVSSYDEIDLVISTLPANTQAHNFQKSSFIYLNYKNHFSEYDIHLIYKELQKLVLENYQHSIQPS, encoded by the coding sequence ATGGACATCAAACACGTTTATGGGAAAAACATCAAGAAAAAGATCACATTAGTGAATATACTTTACAATAACCATGATTGGATCACTACAAGTGAATTGGCAGAACAAACGAAGCTGGAAAGAAAAACTACACTAAAATATATAGCCGAGTTAGAGAGAGATTTTGAACTATTCAATCATCCTGAACTAACGATGGAGTTTTCAAAAGGTAGAGGAACGTTTTTGCAAGCTGGAGATCCTTCAATCATTCAAAAGTTTATTTTGTGGCTAATCAAAGATAATATCGCCATTAAAATCATTCATACTCTTTTTTTTGAGAATCGTTTGAATATTACAAAGTGGTCTTATGAGAATTATGTAAGTATTTCAACAATTAGAAGAACGATCAATGAATTAAAGAAGTTGTTTAAAACTTTAAATATCAATATAACTTCTAAAAAATCAACCTATTATATTTCTGGTAAAGAACAAAATATTCGATATATGTTTTATGAGTTTTTCTGGAATACGTATAAAGGATTGTATTGGCCTTTTAAAAATATATCAAAAAATAAACTTCATGATTTATTAAATGATATAAGCAACGAATATGGTACTTCATTTAGCATCCAGGCTAAAGAACAATTATGTTTTTTTATGGCTATAAATATAACTAGATATTTTCAAAATCATTATATCTCATTAGAAGAATTTGATTCCAATTATCAACGAATCAATTCAGAATTAATGGAAAATTCACAAATACATGAGTTGATAAAAAAACATTTTCTCATTTCTGATTCAGAGATTCAATTTTGGTTGTTCTATTTCCAGTCGAAAGGAACGTTTTATCGACGATTCGTCAACAAAACTGATATATTCGGTGTACACCAAAATTATCATACGGAGAGTCATTATTATTATACAATATTTAAAAATAATTTTATTGAATACTTCAACTTAAACCTTGAATCACTACCAGAAAGCGAGAAAATAAGATTTAAAACAAGTGCTTTTGCAATCCACTACAAAATTTCGATTTTCCCGAAAATCGATAAGAATCCTATTGAAGGGGACGGTGTATTTGAAGCACTATATCCACAACTTTTAAATCGTATTGATCATTTTATGGAGTTGATGTATCAAGAAACGCTAAATCCTATCTTTTTAAACAACTCATTTTTAAGAAAGAAATATGCTTTATTATATGAAATTTTTCATCCGCTCTATTATTTGGAACAGAAAATCCAAATCTATTTTGAAGCAGATTATCCATCCATGATTCGTTGGTCATTGAAAAAACACATAGAATCAATGTTTAGTCTTTATTTCAATCTTAGTATTTATTCGATTGAAGAATTAGAACCGAATGTCTCTTCCTATGATGAGATTGATTTAGTGATATCTACACTTCCGGCGAATACACAAGCCCATAATTTTCAAAAGAGTTCGTTTATCTATTTAAATTATAAAAATCATTTTTCTGAGTACGACATTCATTTAATTTATAAAGAGTTACAAAAGCTAGTGTTAGAAAACTATCAACATTCAATTCAACCTAGCTAA
- a CDS encoding DUF4352 domain-containing protein, translating to MKKLLLFSTILLLSLPILASCKNTNNHATTTTSSSTLDIETQKVDGIGKSTVIDGLEITVNKPEKKTITDEKGDKILYTFHVKGKNISSVTKGLGSIDFSLETKDGKQHSVSTNYTIFGQELDANQEIEGDLYFELNKNDSVEQLVYLVSDQKHIAWDLNKN from the coding sequence ATGAAGAAATTACTACTGTTCAGCACAATATTATTGTTATCCCTACCTATCTTAGCTAGTTGCAAAAACACTAACAATCACGCAACAACAACTACTTCTAGTAGTACCTTAGATATAGAGACTCAAAAAGTTGATGGTATAGGAAAATCAACTGTCATCGATGGATTGGAGATCACCGTTAATAAACCAGAGAAAAAGACAATAACTGACGAAAAAGGGGATAAGATTTTATATACGTTCCACGTGAAAGGTAAAAATATCTCCTCGGTAACTAAAGGGTTAGGATCAATTGATTTTTCTCTAGAGACCAAAGATGGTAAACAGCATAGTGTAAGTACCAACTACACGATTTTTGGACAAGAATTAGATGCTAACCAAGAAATCGAAGGAGATCTTTATTTTGAGTTGAACAAAAATGATTCCGTCGAACAGCTAGTTTATCTCGTAAGCGATCAAAAACATATAGCCTGGGATTTAAATAAAAATTAA
- a CDS encoding helix-turn-helix domain-containing protein, which translates to MQLEFFLEDKERIKLAILRYIELKDRSIEVRELASFIEVTETRLKKFIDELNNELYQFESNAHIHSDGVIVHPINIDYSIVKKFRLSYYKEAPTFLLFKAFIEENMTVKEFSIRHYFALPTVYLRQRTIKKFLSKHNLEIKNGKVVGNETIIRNLIFSVFFDIYNGIELPFTEEIRNQIKSLSEYLTFLFHLRLSKTEQVKLNLLIGILICREKNGFSLSKEEDFFIFLTSSDIQLVIDKIADFLSIEDETTKCIEIRYLLGFLKSLGVDEVPVVIQASKFEDIDEISINLASKITSELKINEHKNRISFENKLIALNRYHQIFDFTLSSFASSNQRDYFLESYPKLSKAVTRALTIYKEQLHFSDETIVNQLFFEYVFLLINHFAFIEIPVYVCVDFSLGNLYTNFIQNQIQGFKNLNIIVENRLTSKTDIFVSDSVIENLSITQIIWKRPPTPNDWEVFGDAIIDVKRQREKDVN; encoded by the coding sequence ATGCAATTAGAGTTTTTTTTAGAAGATAAGGAGAGAATCAAATTAGCCATTTTGCGCTACATTGAGTTAAAAGATAGGAGTATCGAAGTTAGGGAACTTGCTTCATTTATTGAAGTCACTGAAACAAGATTAAAAAAGTTTATTGATGAGTTAAACAATGAACTTTATCAATTTGAATCGAATGCTCATATCCACAGTGATGGTGTCATCGTCCATCCAATCAATATAGATTATTCGATTGTAAAAAAATTCCGCTTGAGTTATTACAAAGAAGCACCAACTTTTTTATTATTTAAAGCTTTTATCGAAGAAAACATGACTGTCAAGGAATTTAGCATTCGACACTATTTTGCTCTCCCAACTGTTTACTTGAGACAGCGAACGATAAAAAAATTTTTATCAAAACATAATCTTGAAATAAAAAATGGCAAAGTAGTAGGAAATGAAACCATTATAAGAAATCTTATTTTTTCTGTATTTTTTGACATTTATAACGGAATCGAACTTCCTTTTACAGAAGAAATAAGAAACCAGATCAAATCTTTATCTGAATATTTAACATTTCTTTTCCATTTACGATTAAGTAAAACAGAACAGGTAAAATTAAATTTGTTAATCGGTATCTTAATTTGTAGAGAAAAAAATGGTTTTTCTTTAAGCAAAGAAGAAGATTTTTTTATTTTTTTGACAAGCTCGGATATTCAACTTGTCATCGATAAAATAGCTGATTTTTTGTCTATTGAAGATGAGACGACGAAGTGTATTGAAATTCGCTATTTATTAGGTTTTTTGAAGTCATTAGGTGTAGACGAAGTACCTGTTGTGATCCAAGCGTCAAAGTTTGAAGATATTGATGAAATAAGTATAAATCTAGCAAGTAAAATCACCTCTGAATTAAAAATAAATGAACACAAAAATCGTATATCTTTCGAAAATAAATTAATTGCGTTAAATAGGTATCATCAAATTTTTGATTTTACTTTGTCTTCCTTTGCTTCAAGTAATCAAAGGGATTATTTTTTAGAATCATATCCCAAACTTAGTAAGGCGGTTACGCGAGCCTTAACAATTTATAAAGAGCAATTGCATTTTAGCGATGAGACAATCGTCAATCAACTTTTTTTTGAGTACGTATTTTTACTAATCAATCATTTTGCTTTTATTGAAATACCTGTTTATGTTTGTGTTGATTTTTCTTTGGGAAATTTATACACGAATTTTATTCAAAATCAAATTCAAGGATTTAAAAATCTAAATATTATTGTAGAGAATCGCTTAACCTCAAAAACAGATATTTTTGTTTCAGATTCTGTCATTGAGAATTTATCGATTACACAAATCATCTGGAAAAGACCACCTACTCCAAACGATTGGGAGGTATTTGGAGATGCGATTATAGATGTAAAAAGACAAAGAGAAAAGGATGTAAATTAG